The nucleotide sequence CCAACGCGCAAGCCGTCAGGCCGCGAAACGCTGTGCAAGGGCACGTGCGAATTGGCAGAGCGCGGTTAAGCATCAGTTCTTGGCCAGGGCCGATTCGATGGCTTCTTCGACGGTACCCGGTCGGTCGTTGTTCCACACGATCCGGCCGTTGCGGCCGACGACGAACACGGCAGGAATATAGGTCACGCCCAGCTTGCCGATGGTTGCCACGGCCCCGTATCCGTTGGGATAGGGGACGTGAGCGCTGTCGATCACCGCACGCGTGTCTTCGATTTTGTCGCCCCCTTCCATCGTAAGGCCGATGAATCGCACGTCGCGATCTTTGTATTTTTCAAAGGCGGCCACCATCGCGGGCAATGCCTCGCGGCAAGGGCCGCACCAGTAAGCCCACACGTCGACGACCACGATATGATCGCGCAGTTCTTCGGCCGTGGGCGCTGGCTCGTTGAGCCAACCATCGGTCACGATCTCGGGCATCATTTCGCCGGGCGCGAG is from Pirellulales bacterium and encodes:
- a CDS encoding TlpA disulfide reductase family protein: MGRNFSVRTLLTVVVLAALFFLLIRRPIETSSKLLAPGEMMPEIVTDGWLNEPAPTAEELRDHIVVVDVWAYWCGPCREALPAMVAAFEKYKDRDVRFIGLTMEGGDKIEDTRAVIDSAHVPYPNGYGAVATIGKLGVTYIPAVFVVGRNGRIVWNNDRPGTVEEAIESALAKN